From one Rhodoferax sp. PAMC 29310 genomic stretch:
- a CDS encoding PLP-dependent aminotransferase family protein, producing the protein MFSLNPQSSVPLVTQIVKGFRQMVDAGEFRAGAKLPSIRQFAHSHEVSVYTVVDAYDRLVALGYFQSQANSGFFVRARAVASSTSNGVTSQCSFDSMWYLRRIFENRSLRSKPGCGWLPGEWLFTDGVRRGLRQLATTELDFGGYGEPKGYLGLRHLVRDVLASREILVSPDQVLLTQGASQAMDLAARRLVQAGDSVLVDEPGYANLLFSLRFLGAKLVGAPRTPTGYDLDVLEARIIEHRPKVFFTQPRLQSPTGSSASLSHLHRIVQLAEKYDFMVVENDIYADLDPESRPSLATLDQLKRVIHIGSFSKTISPNIRVGYVAAAPDLLEDLARLKMLSGLTSSELTERLAYGALIDGRWRKHLKTLKERLAKGQQHLSHLLLGLGFELFNESKAGMFLWVRHPSISNSTELAYRAADQDILLGPGHLFSVDLEPSPWLRFNVAWGHDVVLLHFLSSFKAP; encoded by the coding sequence ATGTTTTCACTCAATCCCCAGTCATCCGTCCCACTGGTTACCCAGATCGTCAAGGGTTTTCGCCAGATGGTGGATGCCGGAGAATTCCGCGCAGGCGCCAAATTACCCTCCATTCGCCAATTTGCCCACTCCCATGAGGTGAGCGTCTACACCGTCGTCGATGCCTATGACCGGCTGGTCGCGCTAGGTTATTTCCAGTCACAAGCCAATTCAGGTTTTTTTGTTCGCGCCCGTGCTGTGGCAAGTTCGACCTCGAACGGCGTGACCTCCCAGTGCAGCTTTGACTCCATGTGGTACCTGCGCCGTATTTTTGAGAATCGGTCCTTGCGCAGCAAACCGGGCTGCGGTTGGCTGCCCGGTGAGTGGTTGTTCACCGATGGGGTGCGCCGAGGCCTTCGCCAATTGGCGACGACGGAGCTTGATTTTGGTGGCTATGGTGAGCCCAAGGGTTACTTAGGCCTGCGTCACTTGGTGCGGGATGTACTTGCGTCACGCGAGATTCTGGTCAGCCCGGATCAGGTCTTGTTGACGCAGGGGGCCAGCCAGGCCATGGATTTGGCCGCCCGGCGACTGGTTCAAGCCGGCGATTCGGTTCTGGTGGACGAACCGGGTTACGCAAATCTGCTGTTTTCATTGCGATTTCTTGGTGCCAAGCTGGTCGGCGCTCCCCGCACCCCAACGGGTTATGACTTGGACGTGCTGGAGGCCCGCATCATTGAGCACCGCCCGAAGGTGTTTTTTACCCAACCGCGCTTGCAAAGCCCCACGGGCTCGAGTGCATCGCTGTCGCACTTGCATCGTATTGTTCAGCTGGCTGAAAAATACGACTTCATGGTGGTTGAGAACGACATTTATGCCGACCTTGACCCTGAATCCCGCCCGTCGCTGGCCACGCTGGACCAGTTGAAGCGGGTGATTCACATTGGCAGCTTTTCCAAAACAATTTCGCCCAACATCCGGGTTGGTTACGTGGCTGCGGCCCCGGATTTGCTGGAGGATCTCGCGCGGTTGAAGATGCTCTCCGGGCTGACCTCGTCGGAACTGACGGAGCGACTGGCTTATGGCGCCTTGATTGACGGGCGCTGGCGCAAGCACCTCAAAACCCTCAAGGAGCGGCTGGCAAAAGGTCAGCAGCACTTGTCTCACCTGCTGCTGGGGCTTGGGTTTGAGTTGTTCAACGAGTCCAAGGCGGGCATGTTTTTGTGGGTGCGTCACCCCTCGATCAGCAATTCAACCGAATTGGCCTACCGCGCGGCTGACCAGGACATTCTTTTGGGGCCCGGGCACTTGTTCTCGGTGGACCTGGAGCCCAGCCCCTGGCTGCGGTTCAACGTGGCCTGGGGGCATGATGTGGTGCTGCTGCACTTCTTGTCCTCTTTCAAAGCCCCCTAA
- the alaS gene encoding alanine--tRNA ligase, which translates to MTTTASPMSVADIRKIFLDFFESKGHAVVASSPLVPGNDPTLMFTNSGMVQFKDVFLGSDKRSYVRAASVQACLRAGGKHNDLENVGYTARHHTFFEMLGNWSFGDYFKRESLTWGWELLTKVYGLPPEKLLVTVYIDDQEAYDIWHKEIGLPADRIIRIGDNKGKKYASDNFWMMADTGPCGPCSEIFYDHGAHIPGGPPGSPDEDGDRFIEIWNHVFMQFDMQPDGSLVKLPAPCVDTGMGLERLAAILQHVHSNYEIDIFQGLIAAAGRETGCADLGNASLKVIADHIRATVFLVSDGVNPSNEGRGYVQRRIIRRAIRHGYKLGQKKPFFHKMVPDLVALMGAAYPNMASQAARITEVLRLEEERFYETLEVGMQILDGALEGGVKVLPGEVAFKLHDTFGFPLDLSADVCRERGLSVDEAGFKAAMEKQKSQGRAAGKFKMDRALEYTGDGNDFVGYDSLTEKAAKVVALYAGSTPVLELKAGQDGVVVLDTTPFYSESGGQVGDQGQLSALNVLFEVADTQKIKADVFGHHGTLTTGSLKVGDAVLAQVNEAARAATVRNHSATHLMHKALREVLGDHVQQKGSLVNPERTRFDFTHNAPVTDAQIREIETRVNAEVLANAQAQSRVMDIESAQKTGAMMLFGEKYGETVRVLDIGSSRELCGGTHVLRTGDIGLFSITAEGGVASGVRRIEAVTGLNALAYVQNMEATLGGVAGTLKVTPGEVAARVVVMQEQVRDLEKELAALKGKLASAQGDELLTQSVVVNGVKVLAVRLDGADTKTLRDTMDKLKDKLKTAVIVLAVVDGEKVQLAVGVTPDSVGKVKAGELVNFLAAQVGGKGGGKPDMAMAGGTEPAKLDAALASVLAWVTPKL; encoded by the coding sequence ATGACCACCACAGCTTCCCCGATGAGCGTTGCCGATATCCGCAAGATATTTCTCGACTTTTTTGAATCCAAGGGTCACGCCGTGGTGGCCTCCAGCCCGCTCGTGCCGGGCAATGACCCGACGCTGATGTTCACCAACTCGGGCATGGTGCAGTTCAAAGACGTGTTTTTGGGCTCGGACAAGCGCTCTTATGTGCGCGCCGCCTCAGTTCAGGCCTGCCTGCGCGCGGGTGGTAAACACAACGATCTGGAAAACGTGGGCTACACCGCGCGTCACCACACCTTTTTCGAGATGCTGGGCAACTGGAGCTTTGGCGACTATTTCAAGCGTGAGTCGCTTACCTGGGGTTGGGAGCTGCTGACCAAGGTCTATGGTCTGCCGCCTGAAAAACTCCTGGTCACGGTCTATATCGACGACCAGGAAGCCTATGACATCTGGCACAAAGAGATAGGTCTGCCCGCAGACCGCATCATCCGGATTGGCGACAACAAGGGTAAAAAATACGCATCAGACAACTTCTGGATGATGGCCGACACCGGCCCTTGCGGCCCTTGCTCGGAGATTTTTTACGACCACGGCGCCCATATTCCCGGCGGCCCTCCTGGTAGCCCCGATGAAGATGGCGATCGTTTTATTGAAATCTGGAACCACGTGTTCATGCAGTTCGACATGCAGCCCGATGGCAGCTTGGTCAAATTGCCCGCGCCTTGTGTGGACACCGGCATGGGCCTGGAGCGTCTGGCGGCTATTTTGCAGCACGTTCACAGCAACTACGAAATCGACATTTTCCAGGGCCTGATTGCCGCCGCTGGTCGCGAAACCGGTTGCGCTGACTTGGGCAACGCGTCTTTGAAAGTGATTGCCGACCACATTCGCGCCACCGTGTTTTTGGTGAGCGACGGTGTGAACCCGTCCAACGAAGGCCGGGGCTATGTGCAGCGCCGCATCATTCGCCGCGCCATTCGCCACGGCTACAAGCTGGGCCAGAAAAAACCTTTCTTCCACAAAATGGTGCCCGATCTGGTCGCGTTGATGGGCGCGGCCTACCCGAATATGGCCTCGCAGGCCGCGCGTATCACCGAGGTGCTGCGCCTGGAGGAAGAACGTTTCTACGAAACGTTGGAAGTGGGCATGCAAATTCTGGACGGCGCCCTTGAAGGTGGCGTGAAGGTGCTGCCCGGCGAGGTGGCATTCAAGTTGCACGACACGTTTGGCTTTCCGCTTGACTTGTCTGCCGACGTTTGCCGTGAGCGTGGTTTGTCGGTGGACGAGGCGGGATTCAAGGCAGCCATGGAGAAGCAAAAATCCCAGGGACGTGCCGCTGGCAAGTTCAAGATGGACAGGGCGCTTGAGTACACCGGTGATGGCAATGATTTTGTGGGCTACGACAGCTTGACCGAGAAAGCCGCCAAAGTCGTCGCGCTGTACGCCGGCAGCACACCAGTTCTGGAGCTTAAAGCTGGGCAGGATGGCGTCGTGGTGCTGGACACCACCCCGTTTTACAGCGAGAGCGGCGGCCAGGTGGGTGACCAAGGGCAACTCTCCGCATTGAACGTGTTGTTTGAAGTGGCCGACACGCAAAAAATCAAGGCGGACGTATTTGGCCACCACGGCACACTCACCACGGGCTCGCTCAAGGTGGGCGACGCCGTTTTGGCCCAAGTCAATGAAGCAGCCCGTGCCGCGACGGTGCGCAACCACAGCGCCACGCACTTGATGCACAAAGCCCTGCGAGAGGTGCTGGGTGATCACGTTCAGCAAAAAGGCAGCTTGGTGAACCCTGAGCGAACCCGTTTTGACTTTACCCACAACGCACCAGTGACCGATGCCCAGATTCGGGAAATTGAAACCCGGGTGAATGCCGAGGTGCTGGCCAACGCGCAGGCACAGTCCCGCGTGATGGACATTGAGTCGGCCCAGAAAACTGGCGCCATGATGCTGTTTGGCGAGAAATATGGCGAAACCGTGCGGGTGCTCGACATTGGCTCCAGCCGCGAACTCTGCGGTGGCACCCATGTGCTGCGCACGGGAGACATCGGCCTGTTCTCCATCACGGCCGAAGGCGGCGTGGCCTCTGGCGTGCGCCGTATTGAAGCCGTGACTGGCCTGAACGCGTTGGCCTATGTGCAAAACATGGAAGCCACTTTGGGCGGCGTGGCCGGCACATTGAAGGTGACACCAGGCGAGGTGGCCGCCCGCGTGGTGGTCATGCAGGAACAAGTGCGTGATCTGGAAAAAGAGTTGGCCGCGCTCAAGGGTAAGTTGGCTTCCGCCCAAGGTGACGAGTTGTTGACTCAATCGGTGGTCGTGAACGGGGTCAAAGTGCTGGCGGTAAGGCTGGACGGCGCAGACACCAAAACCCTGCGCGACACCATGGACAAGCTCAAGGACAAGCTCAAAACTGCCGTCATCGTGCTGGCGGTGGTGGACGGTGAAAAGGTGCAATTGGCGGTCGGTGTCACGCCAGACAGCGTTGGCAAGGTGAAGGCCGGCGAACTGGTCAACTTCCTGGCGGCACAAGTGGGCGGCAAGGGCGGCGGCAAGCCTGACATGGCCATGGCCGGTGGCACGGAGCCCGCCAAGCTGGATGCGGCCTTGGCCAGCGTGTTGGCCTGGGTCACGCCCAAGTTGTAA
- a CDS encoding DUF3597 domain-containing protein → MSILGSILSKLGFGDDKKDIVAAAPAAPAPTEVTSAPVAAPAAPAVAAINEVDVVAKLAALAAASAEKLNWKVSIVDLMKLLGQDSSLGARKTLTAELNFPADKMGDSAQMNMWLHKTVLQKLAQNGGNIPADLL, encoded by the coding sequence ATGAGCATTTTGGGATCCATTCTTTCGAAACTCGGCTTTGGCGACGACAAAAAAGACATCGTTGCGGCAGCTCCTGCTGCTCCCGCCCCGACCGAAGTGACATCTGCACCGGTAGCTGCTCCAGCAGCGCCTGCGGTTGCTGCTATCAATGAAGTCGATGTTGTTGCCAAACTGGCCGCCCTGGCGGCTGCCAGCGCAGAGAAGCTGAACTGGAAGGTCTCCATTGTTGACCTGATGAAACTGCTGGGGCAGGACAGCAGCTTGGGTGCACGCAAGACCTTGACCGCTGAATTGAACTTCCCGGCCGACAAGATGGGCGACTCCGCTCAGATGAACATGTGGTTGCACAAAACTGTGTTGCAGAAGCTGGCTCAAAACGGTGGCAACATTCCGGCTGATTTGCTGTAA
- a CDS encoding DedA family protein, producing MNLGALIESHGYLVLAIGSLLEGETLLALAGFAAHRGYLNPGAVLAIAATAGFVGDQFYFWLGRRHGPAILSRWPSLADQSDRVDRLLARYHAGLIVGIRFAYGLRVAGPVLMGASTLSATRFALFNALGAVLWAVVVGGIGWVFGQAAEQLLGDLRHLELWLLGGLAVLGLVIWLVRRRRAP from the coding sequence ATGAACTTGGGTGCCTTGATTGAAAGCCATGGCTACTTGGTGCTGGCCATCGGCAGCCTGCTGGAAGGCGAAACCCTGTTGGCTCTGGCGGGCTTTGCGGCTCATCGAGGCTATCTCAACCCAGGTGCCGTGCTGGCCATTGCGGCCACGGCGGGCTTTGTTGGAGATCAGTTCTACTTTTGGCTGGGTCGGCGGCATGGTCCGGCTATCCTGTCTCGCTGGCCCTCGCTGGCGGATCAATCGGATCGAGTGGATCGCCTGCTCGCTCGCTACCACGCGGGTCTGATTGTCGGCATTCGATTCGCTTATGGGTTGCGTGTGGCCGGCCCGGTACTCATGGGGGCGTCCACGCTGTCGGCCACCCGATTTGCCTTGTTCAATGCGCTGGGAGCGGTATTGTGGGCTGTTGTCGTGGGCGGTATCGGGTGGGTCTTTGGCCAGGCAGCCGAGCAGTTGTTGGGTGACCTGCGTCATCTTGAACTTTGGCTCTTGGGTGGTTTGGCCGTTCTGGGGCTGGTCATTTGGCTGGTCCGGCGGCGCCGCGCCCCTTGA
- a CDS encoding transglycosylase SLT domain-containing protein — protein MIGDLLLFHTPRSRCNRPTGPAAPGTTLGRVLQILLAGLLWMGLTGHAAVVDERAAWSMAPPAIRALLEQAQADEDSADEQQGPWLAAKRYCEASRLGSTEAQYRLGMLYAFGRGVPESRELAASLFSVAALQGHAEARNMLDTIRLSSTALPECVLQAVAPAKGEGLQAVSQADAKLDRLLKRLPKNKRWVIELVGTQARWNSVDPRLILSIIAAESNFQFDATSPKSAMGLMQLIPETAERFNVSNAYNATQNIKAGLRYVQWLLSYFQGDVRLALAAYNSGEGTVDRYGGVPPYKETQQYVKRIMALYGRSMHPFNDVAGRISPVAR, from the coding sequence ATGATTGGCGATCTCTTGCTGTTTCATACCCCACGATCTCGCTGCAATAGGCCAACTGGCCCAGCGGCGCCGGGGACGACGCTCGGACGGGTTCTGCAAATCTTGCTGGCCGGACTTCTTTGGATGGGGCTCACCGGCCATGCGGCGGTTGTGGATGAGCGTGCGGCGTGGTCGATGGCGCCGCCCGCCATTCGGGCGCTGCTAGAGCAAGCCCAGGCCGACGAAGACAGTGCGGATGAACAGCAAGGCCCGTGGTTGGCCGCCAAGCGTTATTGCGAGGCGTCCCGCCTTGGCAGCACGGAGGCTCAGTACCGCCTGGGCATGTTGTATGCCTTTGGACGCGGTGTGCCGGAAAGTCGCGAGTTGGCGGCGTCCTTGTTCTCCGTGGCGGCGTTGCAGGGTCATGCTGAAGCCCGAAATATGCTGGACACCATTCGCTTGAGCAGCACGGCCCTGCCTGAGTGTGTGTTGCAGGCCGTTGCGCCGGCCAAGGGAGAAGGGCTGCAGGCTGTCTCTCAAGCCGATGCCAAGCTGGATCGACTCCTCAAGCGGCTGCCCAAAAACAAGCGCTGGGTGATTGAGTTGGTGGGCACCCAAGCCCGATGGAACTCAGTTGATCCACGGTTGATTTTGAGCATCATTGCGGCCGAATCCAACTTCCAATTTGATGCGACCTCGCCCAAATCGGCGATGGGCTTGATGCAATTGATTCCGGAAACCGCTGAGCGCTTCAATGTGAGCAATGCCTACAACGCCACCCAAAACATCAAGGCGGGGTTGCGATACGTGCAGTGGCTGCTGTCTTATTTTCAGGGGGATGTCCGCCTGGCCTTGGCCGCGTATAACTCAGGTGAGGGCACGGTGGACCGCTACGGCGGCGTACCTCCCTACAAGGAAACCCAGCAGTATGTGAAGCGCATCATGGCGCTGTATGGGCGATCGATGCACCCGTTCAATGATGTGGCGGGCCGAATCTCACCTGTGGCCCGCTAG
- a CDS encoding Rrf2 family transcriptional regulator, with protein sequence MRLTDYTDYTLRVLMFCALNPDRSVTIVELAESHGISKNHLMKIVNDLANQGVLLTTRGRGGGLKLQKKPADICIGDVVRASETDFRMVECFDVNHNSCTLTAQCRLKHVFKTALQSYLAELDKVTLADITTPLPGVSKLATDTVTRVPLTAIRKTVSIKMPPKSKAS encoded by the coding sequence ATGCGACTGACGGACTACACAGACTACACCTTGCGGGTGTTGATGTTCTGCGCGCTCAACCCAGATCGCTCCGTCACCATCGTGGAACTGGCGGAAAGCCACGGCATCTCGAAGAACCACTTGATGAAAATCGTCAACGACCTGGCCAACCAGGGCGTTTTACTCACCACGCGCGGGCGTGGTGGTGGTCTGAAGTTGCAAAAAAAACCGGCCGACATCTGCATTGGTGATGTGGTGCGCGCCAGCGAGACGGACTTCAGAATGGTCGAATGCTTTGATGTGAACCACAACTCCTGCACACTCACGGCCCAGTGTCGGCTCAAGCACGTGTTTAAAACCGCCCTGCAAAGCTACCTGGCCGAGCTGGACAAGGTGACTCTGGCTGACATCACCACCCCACTGCCCGGCGTATCCAAGCTGGCTACCGACACTGTCACACGGGTACCACTGACGGCCATTCGCAAGACCGTTTCCATCAAAATGCCGCCCAAGAGCAAAGCAAGCTGA
- a CDS encoding NnrS family protein: MKTETLPIFDPKKSAAAQPKGWPVFRLGFRPFYIGGAFLTALIVPLWVAMFLGLTSFTPAVSPLLWHAHEMLFGFAVAIIVGFLLTAVKAWTGLATPRGAALAAMAALWSAARIAALTGPYAWYAVLDVALLPLVALVLIRLILKSKNHRNLLLGLILSLLALANLAFHLAVMGVLDVPAMTPLYAGLALIVMIETVIAGRVIPAFTMSATPGLKLVASVWLERATLASTALSLALWVFLPPSMLGAFVLATAAILHVKRWLGWRTMLTRNRPILWVLHVAYSWIPVGLALLALTQLGWVSASAGVHALGVGATGGLIIGMLTRTARGHTGRALTVTPAEVMAYGLVFSAAVLRAFVLLVAPGWLAASLVVAGGAWAAAFVIYLWIYTAWLVQTRTDGKDG; this comes from the coding sequence ATGAAAACTGAAACTCTGCCGATCTTTGATCCCAAGAAGTCCGCCGCGGCGCAACCGAAAGGCTGGCCCGTGTTTCGCTTGGGTTTTCGGCCTTTCTACATTGGCGGAGCGTTTTTGACTGCCCTGATTGTGCCGCTGTGGGTGGCCATGTTTCTCGGTCTGACGTCTTTCACGCCTGCGGTGTCTCCCCTGCTTTGGCACGCCCATGAGATGTTGTTTGGCTTTGCGGTGGCCATCATCGTCGGATTTTTGCTCACCGCCGTCAAAGCCTGGACTGGTCTGGCCACGCCGCGAGGCGCTGCCTTGGCTGCCATGGCCGCCTTGTGGTCGGCCGCTCGAATCGCAGCGCTGACGGGGCCTTATGCCTGGTACGCCGTGCTGGACGTGGCCTTGCTGCCCTTGGTGGCACTGGTGTTGATTCGTTTGATTCTGAAGTCCAAAAACCACCGCAATCTTTTGCTGGGTTTGATTCTGTCGTTGTTGGCGCTGGCCAACCTTGCTTTCCATTTGGCTGTGATGGGTGTGCTGGATGTGCCTGCCATGACACCGCTGTATGCAGGGCTGGCTTTGATTGTGATGATCGAGACGGTGATTGCGGGTCGGGTAATTCCTGCGTTCACCATGAGCGCCACGCCTGGTTTGAAGCTGGTGGCCAGCGTCTGGTTGGAGCGTGCGACTCTGGCCAGCACTGCATTGTCACTGGCCCTGTGGGTGTTCCTGCCACCCAGTATGTTGGGCGCATTCGTTTTGGCTACGGCGGCAATCTTGCATGTGAAGCGCTGGCTCGGCTGGCGAACCATGCTGACGCGCAATCGCCCCATTTTGTGGGTGCTGCATGTGGCCTATTCCTGGATTCCGGTGGGGCTGGCCCTGCTGGCCTTGACGCAGCTGGGCTGGGTCAGCGCGTCAGCCGGCGTGCATGCGCTGGGCGTGGGGGCGACAGGCGGACTCATCATTGGCATGCTGACCCGCACGGCCCGGGGTCATACGGGACGAGCGTTGACGGTGACCCCGGCCGAGGTGATGGCTTATGGCTTGGTGTTCTCGGCGGCGGTGTTACGCGCTTTTGTGTTGCTGGTGGCCCCCGGGTGGTTGGCGGCGTCGCTGGTGGTGGCCGGTGGGGCGTGGGCGGCGGCCTTTGTCATCTACCTCTGGATTTACACCGCCTGGCTGGTGCAAACTCGTACGGATGGCAAAGATGGTTAA
- a CDS encoding SirB2 family protein, translating into MDYYAVKTLHISCMVLSITLFVVRGGSALSGYPWRRWGVLRWAPHLVDTVLLSSALWLAWQLGQYPFADAWLTAKVLALLAYIGLGARALGKRTPAGQRPWFYLSALFSVGYIVAVALTHSASWGLWD; encoded by the coding sequence GTGGACTACTACGCAGTCAAGACGCTGCACATCAGTTGTATGGTGCTCAGCATCACCCTGTTTGTGGTGCGCGGCGGGTCGGCCTTGTCCGGTTATCCGTGGCGGCGATGGGGCGTGCTTCGCTGGGCACCCCATCTGGTGGACACGGTGCTTTTGAGTTCCGCTTTGTGGTTGGCGTGGCAATTGGGGCAATACCCCTTTGCCGATGCTTGGCTGACCGCCAAGGTGCTGGCACTATTGGCGTACATCGGCCTGGGGGCGAGGGCATTGGGAAAGCGAACTCCGGCAGGCCAGCGTCCGTGGTTTTACCTGTCTGCTCTGTTCAGCGTTGGCTACATTGTGGCCGTTGCGCTCACCCACTCCGCATCGTGGGGCTTGTGGGACTAG
- a CDS encoding 3-deoxy-7-phosphoheptulonate synthase, whose amino-acid sequence MTTSIHDLHIAQTETLPEPRLLIAEYPAGETEARFIADARRATRAVLRGEDDRLLVIVGPCSVHEPESALEYARRLAEVKTRFDQDLLLVMRVYFEKPRTRMGWKGLIYDPGLDGQGDIGEGLRQARHLLLECAKLGVPAASEILDLVTPQYYAELLTWGAIGARTVESPLHRQMASALSAPVGFKNAIQGTVATAIDAIHVAAQAHRFPTISLEGRATVITTTGNPDGHLVLRGTGSGPNYDAASVQMSALALQAAGLPMRLVIDCSHGNSSKDHTRQSLVAADIAQQLASGGDAICGVMLESHLQAGRQDIVNGREGLTYGQSVTDACIGWDTTVNALQNLAEGVKARRSVRQSQGV is encoded by the coding sequence ATGACGACCTCCATCCACGATCTCCATATCGCTCAGACCGAAACACTGCCTGAACCCCGCTTATTGATCGCGGAATACCCGGCTGGCGAAACAGAAGCCCGCTTTATTGCCGACGCCCGCCGCGCCACCCGTGCCGTATTGCGCGGCGAGGACGATCGCTTGCTGGTCATTGTGGGACCGTGCTCGGTGCACGAGCCTGAGTCAGCGCTGGAATATGCCCGTCGCCTAGCCGAGGTCAAAACCCGGTTTGACCAGGACTTGCTGTTGGTCATGCGGGTCTATTTTGAGAAACCCCGCACTCGCATGGGGTGGAAAGGCCTGATTTATGACCCCGGCCTGGATGGCCAGGGCGACATTGGTGAAGGCCTGCGCCAGGCCCGTCACCTTTTGCTCGAATGCGCCAAACTGGGCGTGCCTGCCGCCTCTGAGATTCTCGACCTGGTCACGCCGCAGTATTACGCGGAGTTGTTGACCTGGGGCGCCATTGGCGCGCGTACGGTAGAGAGCCCGCTGCATCGTCAAATGGCGTCCGCGCTGTCGGCGCCCGTGGGTTTCAAAAATGCGATTCAGGGCACAGTGGCCACAGCCATTGACGCCATTCACGTCGCCGCGCAGGCCCATCGTTTCCCCACCATTTCCCTGGAAGGGCGCGCCACGGTCATCACGACGACGGGCAATCCTGACGGTCATTTGGTGCTGCGGGGCACCGGCAGCGGCCCCAACTATGACGCCGCCAGTGTGCAAATGTCCGCGCTGGCCTTGCAGGCCGCGGGCTTGCCCATGCGCCTTGTCATCGATTGCAGCCACGGCAACAGCAGCAAAGACCACACCCGCCAGTCACTGGTGGCGGCAGACATTGCCCAGCAACTGGCGAGCGGTGGCGACGCCATTTGCGGTGTGATGCTGGAAAGCCATTTGCAAGCGGGGCGGCAAGACATCGTCAACGGCCGTGAGGGGCTGACGTATGGCCAAAGTGTGACGGACGCCTGTATTGGTTGGGACACGACCGTTAATGCCTTGCAAAACTTGGCAGAGGGTGTGAAGGCGCGCCGGTCGGTTCGACAATCGCAGGGTGTATAA
- a CDS encoding YebC/PmpR family DNA-binding transcriptional regulator: MGAQWKAKGKELAANARGKLFGRLAKDIMIAARSGADPSLNSRLRLVVEQARKVSMPKETLERAIKKGAGLTGESVSFEHVIYEGFAPHQVAVMVECLTDNVNRTAPEMRVLFRKGQLGTSGSVSWDFDHVGMIEAERILTAADPEVAAIEAGAQDFEAGDEEGQTLFLTDAADLDLVSRALPAHGFHVLSAKLGYKSKNPVDPANLSAEQLEEVEAFLSAIDGNDDVQNVFVGLAG, encoded by the coding sequence ATGGGTGCGCAATGGAAAGCAAAAGGCAAGGAACTGGCGGCCAATGCCAGGGGGAAACTGTTTGGTCGGCTGGCCAAAGACATCATGATTGCGGCGCGCAGCGGCGCTGATCCGTCATTGAACTCCCGTCTTCGCCTGGTCGTTGAGCAGGCCCGCAAAGTGTCCATGCCCAAGGAAACGCTGGAGCGTGCCATCAAAAAAGGCGCGGGGCTGACGGGTGAGTCGGTGTCGTTCGAGCATGTGATTTACGAAGGCTTTGCGCCGCATCAAGTGGCTGTCATGGTCGAGTGTCTGACGGACAACGTGAACCGCACGGCACCTGAGATGCGTGTGCTGTTTCGCAAGGGCCAGTTGGGCACCTCGGGTTCCGTGTCCTGGGACTTTGACCACGTTGGCATGATTGAAGCCGAACGCATTTTGACTGCCGCCGATCCCGAGGTGGCGGCCATTGAAGCCGGTGCGCAAGATTTTGAAGCCGGAGATGAAGAGGGCCAGACCTTGTTCTTGACCGATGCCGCCGATCTGGATCTGGTGAGCCGTGCTTTGCCGGCGCATGGTTTCCATGTGTTGTCTGCCAAGCTGGGCTACAAGTCCAAGAACCCGGTTGACCCCGCCAATCTGAGTGCGGAACAACTGGAAGAAGTGGAAGCCTTTTTGTCTGCCATTGACGGCAATGACGACGTGCAGAACGTTTTCGTCGGTCTGGCTGGCTAA
- a CDS encoding DUF2249 domain-containing protein, whose product MSSRATGHVTAEAIYPFDARGVAKRFRHAAIFGALDSLQSGETMRFCNDHDPIPLLHQLVARYGPAVTIEYVQREPGAIVIDFVCI is encoded by the coding sequence ATGAGTTCTCGCGCCACCGGCCACGTCACTGCTGAAGCCATTTACCCCTTTGATGCACGAGGCGTTGCCAAACGATTCCGTCATGCGGCGATTTTTGGCGCGCTGGACTCGTTGCAGTCGGGCGAGACCATGCGCTTCTGTAACGACCACGACCCCATTCCGTTGCTGCACCAGTTGGTCGCTCGCTACGGCCCGGCCGTCACCATTGAGTATGTGCAGCGTGAACCCGGTGCCATCGTCATCGACTTTGTTTGCATCTAA